Below is a window of Desmonostoc muscorum LEGE 12446 DNA.
TTTTCAACCATTTGGGGTTACCGTTGCCGTTTCCACAATTTTCTCAACCCTTGTAGCGCGGATGATTACGCCGATGATGGGGGCGTATTTGTTGCAGGAGAAGGAGGGGAGTGGGGAGTGGGGAGTAGGGAGTAGGAGAGTAGTAAAATTCTTTAATTTCAAATTTACACTTCCAGGTAGCAAGAAACTCAGAACTCAAGATTCAGAACTCACAACTGTAAAACGTCCTGGCTTTCAACCTTATAGATCGCTTCTCCAGTGGGCGTTACGGCATAGATTGACAACAATAGCGATCGCCTTTGCTTTTTTCTTAGCCAGTGTGATGCTAGTTCCTTTGATTCCCAAGGGTTTTGTTGATGATGGTGACTTCGGAATTTCCAACGTAAGTATAGAACTAGCTCCTGGTAGCACTTTGGCAGATGTCAACAAAGTAGTGACACAAGCCACTGACCTCATTCTCCAAAACTCAGTAGTTGAAGGCATACTAGCCACAGAAGAAATAAATTCTGCAACTCTGACCATTAATCTTAAACCTAAAGAAGAACGGGATATTTCCCAAAAACAGTTTGAGGAACAAGTACGCCCTTTATTTGAGCAAATACCAGGAGCGAGAATTAGTTTTCAAAGTCAGTCACCGGGTGATAGCCGCAAAGCATTATCAATTGTCCTCAGAAGTGAAAATCCCCAAGCATTAAATCAAGCTGCTGATGCCTTAGAAAAGCAAATGCGAAGCATATCGGGATTGGTGGAAGTCTCCTCAACTGCAAGTTTGGTGAAACCAGAGATTTTAGTAATTCCTAACCCGCAACGGGCAGCAGATTTGGGGGTAACAGTGCAAGCGATCGCCCGAACAGCTTCCCTTGGTACCATCGGCGACAACGATGCAAACTTGGCAAAATTTAATTTGAGCGATCGGCAAATCCCCATTCGCGTGCAAATCGACCCAGAAGCACGAGCCGACATCAACACAATCACCAATCTCCAAGTCCCCAGCCAAAATGGTAAATTAGTTCCCCTCGTAGCAGTGGCAGATATTCGCTTTGGTAGTGGTCCTGCTACCATCAACCGCTACGATCGCGCCCGTCAAGTTGCTGTAGAAGCAAACTTGCAAGGTATTTCTTTAGGAGAAGCAGTAGAAACAATCAACAAACTACCTGCAATGCAAAACTTACCGCTAGGAGTAGCACAGCAACCTTCAGGTAGCGCCAAAATTATGCAAGATATTTTCGGTCGCTTTGGCAGCGCCTTGGGACTGGCATTAATGTGTATCTATGCAATTCTCGTGCTGCTGTATAACAACTTTCTCCATCCATTATCGATTATGGCAGCCTTGCCCTTTTGTTTAGGGGGCACATTGGTAGCGCTGATGCTTGCCCAGAAACCCTTGGGAATATATGCCTTAATTGGTGTGGTGTTGCTGTTAGGAATTGTCACCAAAAACTCGATTCTGTTAGTAGACTACACCATTATCAACATGCAGGAAGGCAAAAGCCAACGTCAAGCCTTAGTAGAAGCTGGCGTGTCACGTCTGCGCCCCATTATGATGACTTCTCTGGCAACCATCGCAGGTACTCTGCCCCTAGCATTGGGAATTGGCGTCGGTTCCGAAGTCCGTCAACCAATGGGAATTGCCATTTTGGGCGGTTTCACAACTTCCACCCTGTTGACACTGGTGGTAGTGCCAGTCATATTTAGCTACATTGACAACTTCCAAACTTGGATTATGAATACACTGCGCTATGGCTTTGGTCAGAAATCACCGCACCAATAATTATTGTAGAGACGGCGATTTATCGCGTCTTCTTAACCGAATCGTATTGCTTCCGCCCGTGTACCTATTGTGCGATCGCCCTTCTCCGTGGGCATCATAACAAAAATTCACCACGGTAAAGACCCGATGGCATACCAAAACATCACCGCCTCCCTTTCCCCAGCAGATATCCAAGAAATTAAAGCAGCCTTTGCGACTATCCAAGCAAAGATGCCTTTTCTCGTAACCTTGAGTGTCGAAGAACGACGCAAGTTATTTAAGATGGGCGATAAAAGGCTAGCTTTTGTCAATACTAGCCTGATTGCTGCCCAGTCTAACAAAGAAATCTTACCAGCCAGCTTTGATTTAGATGAGTTTGTCCGGGATTATCAACTAGCCGCGAACCTCACCGAACTGTTGATTGGACTGCGACAACTGACAGAACAAGTAGATGATACGCTAATGGCAGTCGGTAGCGAAGCAATGGGCAGCAGCTTGACAGTTTATGATTACGTCAAGACAGCAGCTAAGAAAACTCCAGGGTTAAAAAGTATAGCTCAACAATTAGGCGATCGCTTTAAAGCTATAAAAAGTAAACCTGCTAAAGCTGCATCTGATTCATAGCCTGTAAACATTCCTAGATGCACCGGAAAAGTTAAAGGGGAAAGGTTAAAGGGAGATGTAATTCCTTTTTCTTTTCCCCTTTGAAGTTTTCTCAACTTCTGCAAGAGTCTCATGATTTGCAAAACAAAGTGTATTTTTTAGTGAATGACTTGAATTTGATAGGTGATATCGTGTCCGCCCAAAAGACCTCTCCCTAGTTTTACTACGCAAAACCTGTCCCTCTCCGACTCGGAGAGGGACAGACTTGAACTTTAGTTCAAGGCAGGGAGAGGTTTCTTAAACTCACGGTGAATTAACCTCAGAGATTTGTCGATGAATATCAAACATTCGTCGATGAATATCAAACATTCGCCGATGAATATCAAACATTCGCCGATGAATATCAAACATTCAGCGATGAATATCAAACATTCGCCAATGAATATCAAACATTCAGCGATGAATATCAAACATTCGCCAATGAATATCAAACATTCAGCGATGAATATCAAACATTCGTCGATGAATATCAAACATTCAGCGATGAATATCAAACATTCGCCAATGAATATCAAACATTCAGCGATGAATATCAAACATTCGTCGCTGAATATCAAAGATTCGCCGATGAATATCAAACATTCAGCGATGAATATCAAAGATTCCTTAATGAGTCTTTAATAGTCGCCCACGAACATAATTAGGAATTGCAAGCTTGGTATTCTACCCATAACCGCGCCTAATCTGCCGCCTTGCCCCCAATTATGCTCACCACACCCCGCCACAGCAGCAAGCCTTCTCCCTTTATCCTTTATGCTTTAGCCTTTATCTTCTCCTTCCTCCTCTGTCTACCTTGGGTAAGCGCCAAAGAAACCCCCAAACCCAAACCGCAACAGTGGCAGATTGACGGCATAGTAGCAGCCCTTGAGGACAGCTACCCCCAAGTAAAGGGATATGCTTTTAAAAAATTAGCTGAATATAAGCCGCAAGATTTAAAAATTCTGCTTAAAAAACCGGAGGAAATTGCCCAGAAAGCCGCCAACATCCTCAAGGATGAAAAGATTGACTCATCTGTTCGTTATGGTGCGGCATCGGCATTGGGCAAGCTGGGAGAGGCGGCTACCAAGTATATCCCTGACATCCTTAACATCCTCAAGGATGAAAAGATTGACTCATATGTTCGTTATGGTGCGGCATCGGCATTGGGCAACCTGGGAGAGGCGGCTACCAAGTATATCCCTGACATCCTTAACTTCCTCAAGGATGAAAAGGTTAACTCATCTGTTCGTAGCATTGCGGCATCGGCATTGGGCAACTTGGGAGAGGCGGCTACCAAGTATATCCCTGACATCCTTAACTTCCTCAAGGATGAAAAGATTGACTCATATGTTCGTGGCAGTGCGGCATCGGCATTGGGCAACCTGGGAGAGGCGGCTACCAAGTATATCCCTGACATCGTTAACATCCTCAAGGATGAAAAGGTTGACTCAAGAGTTCGTGGCAGTGCGGCATCGGCATTGGGCAACCTGGGAGAGGCGGCTACCAAGTATATCCCTGACATCCTTAACTTCCTCAAGGATGAAAAGGTTGACTCATATATTCGTCGCAGTGCGGCATCGGCATTGGGCAACCTGGGAGAGGCGGCTACCAAGTATATCCCTGACATCCTTAACTTCCTCAAGGATGAAAAGGTTGACTCAGATGTTCGTGGCAGTGCAACATCGGCATTGGAAAATATAAAACAACTCAAGTTGGAAGAGGTTGTTGTAGTTTTGAATTATGCCTATGAACCAAACCAGGCAAGCCTTAAACAAAACGGAGACTTTGAATATTGGCGGTTTTTGACTTATTTCCTTAGTGGTGGCAATAATGAAGTAAAAATGCTACTGAAATGGGTAGGCAGACCTGAGAGAAAAGCAGTTCCTCCTAAACTTACCCACGAAGAGGGCAAGAAAACACTAGAGGTTTTTCTCAAAGCCTGGGAACTTACTCAGGGGTTCACAGAATTAAGAGAAGACTTAGCCAAGCAAATTTCCGAAGTTGCCACTAACAAAAACGTGACTTGGAAATTAGATAATCTACTCTTACTACAAAACCATTACAACAACCTCAAACAAGTCAACTCCACCCATGCAAATGCGGTGCAGTCAGTTATAGATAATCTGGAAGTGTGGCGATGGTTTGTCCGCGCCAGAAATACTATCCTCATCCATGCAGCCTTGTGGCTAGCCCTCATCTTTGCCTACCCCAAATTCCCCCAAATCCAAGCCATCTTCTTCTGGAACCCTTGGGTACGCCGAATTTTTGGTATCGGCTATGTCGGCTTTCTCCTCGCCTGGGTTCCGTTCCTGCGCCGCAAACTGTTTGAGCCGTTCCAGCCTTCTCTATTAGCCGATGCAGGCTTAGATAACTTTAATGACCAATCATACTTCCCAGAGTCCAGAGTCAAAATTCCCGCCTCCGAAGAAATCCTCCCAGTCACCGCAGCCTTACCCAGTATCAAAGGGCAAATTGTCTTAGAAGGCGATTCTGGTTTAGGCAAGTCGATGTTTTTGCGCCATCTGGTGAAAAACTCCCAGCAAATTCTTGTCTATCTCCCCGCCCAAAAGTGTAATAAAGGCGTAATTGAAGCCATCCAAGACAAACTACACGGCCAAGCCCAAGATGCCGTCTTCTTAAAAAACTTGATTTACAGTGGTGCAATTGACATCTGCATCGACGGACTCAACGAAGTCACCGCCGAAACCCGCGCCAAAATCTGCCAGTTTGTCGAAAGCTATTTCCGGGGCAACATTATCATGACAACCCAGCCCCTAGAGTGGACACCGCCCTCAACAGCCAAGATATATAAATTGCAACCCCTTGAACAACAACAAATTCAAGAATTTTTGATATCCCGTCAGCCGCGACTCCCCAAAGATGCCCAAGTTCAAGGTGCTGATTACGCCAAAGCCTGCACCAACTATTTAACAGAAGTCTTCCAACAGCAACAAGCCAAAGAAGAGTTAGATGCTGTCCGCCGAATTCTTTCCAACCCAATGGATCTAACAGTGGTAGCGCTGATGTTATCACAAGGCAAACACCCAAACTTATTTCGCCTGCAAGAACAGCAATACAACCTGATGGCGGCAGAATACCTCAAAGAATGGAATCAAGAATTTCCCTTAAAGAAATTCTCAGCCGCCGTCTACGAAATGCGACTCGAAGACAAACAAGCCTTACCCGCAGATGAATTTCACCAAGTTGCCATGTCTTTGGAAGACGAGAAATACAAGATGGTAGTCAGCCGTCAGTGGCAAGATGAAAAAGGCGAAGCCAAGAAAGAATGGTACTTCCGCCACGATAAAATCATGGATTTCTTCTTAGTGCAAAACTTTCTCGGCGAAACTGATGCCGCCGAAGAACTATTAGTTGATAGAATGGGCGATCCCCGTTTTCGTGGCGTTTATTTCTTGCTAGCAACGTTACTTCCTTTAGATGCAGCCAAAGAACTGCGGGAAAAGTTGATTCAATACGCCGCCGACACCAAAGACAATACAGTAAGTAATACCTTTGTGCAGTTGTTAAGAACAAGATAATTCGTAATTCGTAATTCGTAATTTTAAGAGTGGAGTAAGGGAGTTAAATCGCAATACAGTTGAGAATGAGCAACAAACTCATGTAGAGACGCGATTTATCGCGTCTTCAAAGAGCGTGTAGCTAGACGTAGTGTACCGTAGGCAATTCCATTGGCAAACTGCTGTAAGTGCGATCGCTTTCATCGCTATGATCGAAAAACATAATATCTACTGCTGCTGAATTCAACCGTTAGCGTCACCATCTGGGAGTGTGTATTGTATGCAAGTAAATGTTATTGCCATGACTGTGCTAGTCTCAATGGTTGCGGCGCAGGGCGCTTACGCGCAAGACACCGACATCACGAGTAAGGCATTCATGGAGGCGGCGCTGACGGTGAGGACATTCGACTACTATGCCACAAAATGCAAGCAGGGTAGTGGCTTCGCTGCTAATGATGCTGCCAAGATCGAGGCGTGGCAAACCGCGAACGGTGTCGCCCAGATCCGTATGCGCCTACGCGACCTCGATCGCTACCCCACCCAAAAGCAGCAACTCGACGAGGCTGTAGCCAATATCACTCAAAAGATCGCAGGTCAGTACGCCAATCTGGATGCCTGCACTGCGGCATTGTTGGTGTCAAAACTACCCGCCGCGCAGTTTGCAACGGTGTCGCCACAACTCCTGGCGTCGCCGAGCAAACCGCCCAAAACTCCCAACAAGACCGAGCGATCGCCTGCCGTCACCCCTGGGATTGCATCTTCCCAATCAGACGCCAAAATTGTGGCTCAAATCGATAGCTTCGGCTTCAATTCGCGTCCGAAGGTCGGTATTGGTGGCTTCATAGCCCTCGATATCTATCCTGTTGTACTCTTTCGCAACGGCGATGCACTCACCAATGTCGAAGGGCTTTCCTTCGGAGGCGGACTCGCAGCCCACAAACGCGCTAACCCGGACGAATGGACGCGTTGGCGTCGTCAGGGTGGCAAACTGCAACTTGCACAAAAGGACGGCTGGAAGGCGTTACCTTTCCAAACGACATATCCAAAATTACCCAATGACTTCAGGCTAAACGGACTCTTCCGCTCACTCTCTGGTACGGGGACGGTTGCGATCGGAGGCAACCAGTCGATCGCCGCTTGGCAGGACTATCGCTTCTCGGCTGATGGCCAAGTTGTGCGCGGCAACGGTGCTGGTGGACGCGCGGAGTCTGGCGACACATCCATCGCCACTAGCAACACAGCACCAAATCAGCGCGGTCGCTATCGCATTGAAGGACTGACTCTGTATATAACCTACGAAGATGGCTCAAGCGAGCGTCGTATCCTAATCACCGATCCGAAAGATCCCAAGAGTGTCATCTGGCTCGATGGAGTTAGCTACGTACACCGCAAGCAGTGACATGACGATAAGGCTTTAAAACCTTCTCTTCTACCTTTTAGGGTCTTTATAGTAAGTCTTAATCTGGACGCGGGATCATTTTCTAGTATGGATAGACAGGGGAACCGAAAAGTTTTACAATCTGAACTGATTGTGGTAATTTTACCTATTGCCCAATCCACATAACCATAGTAAAGATTTTCTAGTGATTCCATTTCATTGTGGAAACACTAAATTAATATAGGAAAGTCTTGAATAGGGGACAGCAAACAAATGGATGTAAAGCTGATTCTAGCCGGCTTAACGGTTATATTTACGGTTTCGTGTTTATTTTTTGGCACGAAAAATGGATTCTATGATTCAGATAACTATCACGGCAATGGTTCGGCACATTGAGAGAAATTTGTAGACGCTGAGGCAACTTTCCTTAGGGTAGGTTGGCTAAGAGCGCTCATAACTTTCACAGGGAAAACAGGCAAGAGGCAAGACTCCTTTAGCTCCTAGTTTGATAGCTCTCTCGTTATCCAACTTTTCCGAACTAGTGCGGGTTCGGTAGAGGCCTCCTCCCCAATCAAAAATCCGTATTCTCAGGGTGTAGGGGCGCATGATAAAACTTACCCCTAAGTCACAAAACCAAAATTTGTGCAATTTTTGGCTTTTGGGATATGTCCATGACGATGAGGTTTGAGGGGAGGAGAGCATGAGGGATAATCTGTCGGCATCCTCTCGCGTAGATGCTGGGGAAGCGGGTAGTGAATTAGAATGTTTGCCCTATAGTGTCCAGCATGACGACGAGGGCGTGTGTTTATTAGTAAAGATGGGGCCACACCGCATCCTGTTGGACTGTGGTTTGGAGGATATCTCATCACTGGGGAGGGGGCTTAGCAAGTCGGTACGTGAAAATAGTTCCCCTCTACCAGCAGATTTGGTTTTAATTAGTCACGCCCACCCAGATCATGCCAGAGGCTTACTGGCACTGCACAAAGCTTTTCCCAATTTACCTATTTATGGCAGCGAAGTCACCAGTAAGTTACTGCCACTGAATTGGCAAGACCAAGATCCCCAGAAAATCTCCGAATTTTGTCATGCTTTGCCGCTGCGATCGCCAGTGGAATTCCAAGAAGGTCTGGTGGCAGAATTATTCCCCGCAGGGCATCTACCAGGGGCAGTGGCAATCCTCCTCACCTACACCACCCAACAGCGTAGTTATAAGCTGCTGTATACAGGGGACTTTTTCTTATCCAACTCCCGCCTAGTAGAAGGTCTGCGTTTAGAGGAACTACGGGGCTTAAACTTAGATGTACTGATTATTGAAGGCACCTATGGTACATCCCGCCATCCCCACCGCCGCAACCAAGAAAATCAATTAGCAGAGCGAATTAATCGGGCGATCGCTGACCATTGTTCTGTAATCCTTCCCACACCTGCTTTAGGGCTGGGTCAAGAACTGTTGATGCTTTTGCGCTCTCATCACCACTTCACTGGACGAGATTTAGATATCTGGGTAGATGGTGCCGTTGCCACAGGCTGCGACGCTTACCTAGAACTGCTACCCCACCTCCCCCCATCGGTACAGAACTTTGCCCGCCATCAACCTTTGTTTTGGGATGAACGGGTGCGTCCCCGCGTGCGTCGTTTAAAAGCAGAAGAACGTGCCACTGTGGGCAAGTCACCCTGTATTGTCCTGACTGACTCCACAGCTGATTTGGGCGAACACTGCCAACCCGATACCGGCCCTTGGCTGATCCTCGTGCCGGAAAAAATTGATATAAAACTTAACAAAAAATATTTAGCACCCACCACTGTGGAAAGCTATCTCTTAGCTCAGCATAGTGATGGTCCTGGTACTACGCAACTCATTCATAATTTGCGACCCCAGCACGTGATTTTTGTCCACGGTTCTCCTGCCTACTTAGCCGATCTCACAAGCTTAGAAGAGTTACAAAACCGCTATCACGTACATTCTCCGGCGGCTGAGACTTTGGTGGAATTGCCTATTGGCGATACATTTTTGCAACCGGCAGCCCCGGAGACGAATTATGAAGGTGAACTGACGGAGTTAGGAACAGTAGTCACAATCACCTTACCCGATGCAATCACAGCCGATCCTCGTTGGCAACAGTTTGCGGATACTGGTTTAATCGAGGCTCGTTGGCAAGGGGAGGAACTAGTATTAAGGGGATTGTCTCAGCGAGAACTGCTCAATCAAAATAGCGATCGCTATACATGGACAGACGTAGACTGTTGCGGTACTTGCCGACATCAAAGGGGGCAGCGGTGTTGGAATCCAGCTTCCCCATTGTATAACTTTAAAGTAACCTTGGAAGGTTACTGTCCTGCTTTTGAGCGGTTATCTAGTTCTGAGTCCTAAGTCCTGAGTTAGGATTGATGACTCAGGACTCGCTACTCAGCACTGATTATTCCGGATTTGAGTCAGTGTAATGATTGCGGATGCGTTCGGCTTCGGGACAATCCTCTGTCAGGAGAGGTTCCACATTTCCACGTGGCACTGAAGCCAATTTTTGCGTTACAGCACCAATGCTCTCGAGGCGAACCATTTCTTCCCAAGAACAAACTTCATCCTCTTCTTCTGTTTCATAGCGTAGAGTTACTAAATCTCCCTCTATGTCTATGATGCGGGCGCGTTCAATCCAGCGTTGCTGGTCCCGCAAGAAAACACATACCTCCCGCCCGTCGCAACACAGTTGATAAATCTTGCGGTGTAGCATGTACTGCTTCTGCCTTTTTAAACAACGTAGTTAAACCTGTCAAAATCTGGGTTCTACCCCATTACATTACACCCTTAGGAGGTTAATTTCACGGTCTAGGACGAGTACGCCTCATAACCCAATCTCAAGATTTGCTTGTAGTTGTGAGCATCTATCGAGATTTTGGGTCACCAACCAATGGTTGCTTTACCAATGAACTCAATCTCTTTCGAGCTGATTTTAGGGAATGTTTGCTTCATAGAAGTCGAACAAGTCGGGATTTCTCCTCACAAGGTTAATATTTGCTGGTGAGTCCTTTCTACCATTATGTAATAAATAATACTGAAAAACAAGCGTTGATTGCGGTTGTTTAATTTGCCTACTTGTAGTCATTGGCATTATTAGGAAGTCCGGGGACTTGGCTTTACTTTTACCCCTGTGTATTTGATCTTAACTCATTCTCTTGCTGACCTTGATGATTTTCAAAAACAACACACAAAGAGTTTTGAGTTTTTCAGGTTTTTGCTTGAAGATGGGGCGAGACAGGGGGACACAAAGACGCAAAGAAAGAATTCTCCGTGTCCCTGCGTTTCCCCCTCTTTGCGTCTTCCTCATCTCCCTAAGCCTCTTGTATCAGTATCAACAATATTTTTACTGTAGGGGTAATTCCATTAGCATATTCGATGAGGATGCTTCTCGTTTAATTTGACCTGTGCGAACTGCATCGTACAGGGCTGTGAGGGCTAACAAATCCTGTGACTGATAGCATTTAGTAGCCAGCATTTGATGGAGTAAACCTTCAGATTCAACACTAAGATATCCAGTTTGGAAAGCAGATTCAACAATTGTGCGAATCATCATGATTAGGGCAGAGTGAGCAATTTATTATGTCCAGTGTGGAATATTTCCTTCTCCCACTAGTTGATATGAAACATTAATAACATGTGATTATCGTTACACGCTTTTAGTGATTTATATCACAAGTATGATTGAGAATATAAGTTTTTGGTGGATTTATCTATTAATATACGCAGATATATGAATACAATACTTTTTAGTATTTATATTGATAAATCAGGTCATTTAAGAATATTAAAATATAGTAAAACTTTTAGGCAAGCATCCAAATAAATAGTGAGGTATGGGCAATCAAGCAAAAAACTGGCGGAAATCCTCATCTTTTTGGCTCAGTTGCACCCAGTCTAGGTTCAAGGACTGGAATTTTTGCACCAAGCGATCGCAAGCAGGACGTTCGGTAGCATAGTGTCCTGCGTCGATTAAAATGAGATTGCGATCGCGGCTTTCTTGAAACTGATGAAATTTGCAGTCAGAAGTTAGATACGCTTGAGCGCCAGTTTTACTAACTGCTGAAATAAAACTAGCTCCCGAACCACCCAAAACAGCAACTTGTGTAATTGTTTGCTGTAAATTAGCTGTTGGGGAAAAAATTAAATTTGGGGGAGCAAGTCGGGTTTGAATGGCTGTGAGTAATTCCTGTAGTGTCATCGATGGCTCTAGCAAACCAACACGACCATATCCTAATCCTAGTTGTGTGGGTACTATGGGAGTAACTTGTTTCAGTTCTAAAATTTGAGCCAACACATCAGCAGTACCATCCTGTACTTGGTCGAAATTCGTATGGGCGCTGTAAATACCAATATTGTGGCTAAAAGCTAAGCGTACCATTTCAGCGATCGCCTCACCAGTGCGTAAGGACTTGGGAGGTGTAAAAATGAGAGGATGATGGGCAAAAATTAGATTAGCATTAAGAGCGATCGCTTCGTGCATCACTGCTAGAGTTGGTGTCAAACACACCAATACTCGTACTCTTTCCTGCAACACTCCTGGTTCAATCTGCCAGCCACAATTATCCCAGCTTTCACACCAAGCGGGATTCGCCCATGCTTCAAACCAAGTAATTAAATCAGCGATTTTCATAATTAACTTTTCATTTCTAATTTTTAACAAGAAAGAATTTAGAAGTCAGGAGCCATAATTGTCCAATTTAATTTGTAGCTGTTGGTGAATGAATCAACGGATTTCACTCGGCCAGCAAATGGAAAATTTGGTAGTCTACAATCAGTAAACTGAATTCTGAATTCTGAATTCTTCTTCAATGTTTCTGTGGTTGAATATCTAATTTTAATGCTATTTGCTGACGCATTTCTTGGAAAGGTTTATTCCATACAGGGCTAGCATTCCAGTTCCAAACTGCCACTGGAATCAGTTCTTCGTGGGCAAGATAACTTAGCAGACGGTATTCATCTTCTGGTTCACGAGAAAAGGAGAATGGATTGCGGTAGCCTGTGTCACACAGTTTATAACAAGTGATTTGACCGTGGCTAATACGTTGTATCAATTCCTTACCTTTAGTGAGTAAATAATCAAAAAAAACTAAGCTAAAAGGCTCTATGTTTGCACGATTTTCTGGGTCTTTTTGTACCCATCTTGCCCACTCAAACCCATACACAAAGTCGTGAACATAACGGAAGCGAATTTCTGTGTTAATTCCGAACATCTCTGTCAGGGAAACCATCTTTTTACCAAAAGCCTTTAAAAAAGCAACCGCACCTTCATCTGCGACTAAAGCCTGTCTCAGCATACTACTTACCAGAAAATCAAAATCCCAGAAGATGTTTTCTGGGAAATTTTGCAACTGACTATCAACTATACATTCCAAAGTTTCCTGAACAGTTGCGATAATTTGGATGTCGGTACTTTCTTCGGCAATCAAATTTCCCAATTCCGCAAAACTAGTAATTATTTTTTTTTGAGGATTAAGTGACAAAAGATTAACAGAGTGCTGGGCAAGTATTTTATCAATAAGTTGAAACGTATGAGTTGGTGTTAGTTCTTGCTTCATAGTAATTGAAATAGCCCAGCCATCTGACACTAAGTATTAGTTTATATTGAAATGCCTAAATTATTAAAAAAATATAAATAAACTTAATTTTACATTTACAAACTGATACATACAATTTTTTCAGTGTGTATATGGTTTATTTTTCATGAAAATTTTTCGCCAAAAAGGCATTAGAGGGAAGTTTTCAATATTCTAGCCAAAGTGTAGGCAGTAACAACAGAGTATTTAAACTCTATAAAGCTACACCTGAGATAAAAAGGAGTCAAAATTCAGAATTCAGAATTCAGAATACTCTACCCATGCACCCTTATAGGGAAGCAAGCTACGCGCAGCATCCCGTAGGGAAGGGATAGAACTTTAAATGAGTGAAAAAAATTTAATACTAGTTTCGCGCCACTTGCGGGCACGGTTTTAAACCAATATTCATTACCCAGTCGTACAGAAATCATACTGA
It encodes the following:
- a CDS encoding efflux RND transporter permease subunit gives rise to the protein MSFNISAWSIKKPVPTIVLFLILTVLGWFSFMSLGIDTNPNIDVPAVLVKVTQPGAGPTELESQVTKKIEDAVAGLGNIDNMISKVSDGSSQTTINFILGTDSDRATNDVRNAIAQIRQDLPQDINDPIVERLEFSGGPIVTYAVKSDRRSVEELSNLVDQTISRALLGVPGVAQIQRIGGVDREIRVNLNPDRLQSLGITATQVNDQIRDLNINLPGGRAEVGGSEQSIRTLGSAANVDILKTYEILLPPGGSVPLSSLGTVEDKFGDIRQAAYLNNQPVVAFQVLRSTGSVLVTVEQGVKTAIQQLEKTLPPDVKVDLIFTRADVVRQSYQSTIDELIQASVLAVIVILVFLRNWKATLITAVALPLSMIPTFAVQQYLGYTLNNMTLLALALAVGNLVDDAVVEIENMERHMAMGKSAWEAAFDSSDEVGLAVVASSATIIAVFLPVAFMGGIPGQFFQPFGVTVAVSTIFSTLVARMITPMMGAYLLQEKEGSGEWGVGSRRVVKFFNFKFTLPGSKKLRTQDSELTTVKRPGFQPYRSLLQWALRHRLTTIAIAFAFFLASVMLVPLIPKGFVDDGDFGISNVSIELAPGSTLADVNKVVTQATDLILQNSVVEGILATEEINSATLTINLKPKEERDISQKQFEEQVRPLFEQIPGARISFQSQSPGDSRKALSIVLRSENPQALNQAADALEKQMRSISGLVEVSSTASLVKPEILVIPNPQRAADLGVTVQAIARTASLGTIGDNDANLAKFNLSDRQIPIRVQIDPEARADINTITNLQVPSQNGKLVPLVAVADIRFGSGPATINRYDRARQVAVEANLQGISLGEAVETINKLPAMQNLPLGVAQQPSGSAKIMQDIFGRFGSALGLALMCIYAILVLLYNNFLHPLSIMAALPFCLGGTLVALMLAQKPLGIYALIGVVLLLGIVTKNSILLVDYTIINMQEGKSQRQALVEAGVSRLRPIMMTSLATIAGTLPLALGIGVGSEVRQPMGIAILGGFTTSTLLTLVVVPVIFSYIDNFQTWIMNTLRYGFGQKSPHQ
- a CDS encoding HEAT repeat domain-containing protein, which gives rise to MLTTPRHSSKPSPFILYALAFIFSFLLCLPWVSAKETPKPKPQQWQIDGIVAALEDSYPQVKGYAFKKLAEYKPQDLKILLKKPEEIAQKAANILKDEKIDSSVRYGAASALGKLGEAATKYIPDILNILKDEKIDSYVRYGAASALGNLGEAATKYIPDILNFLKDEKVNSSVRSIAASALGNLGEAATKYIPDILNFLKDEKIDSYVRGSAASALGNLGEAATKYIPDIVNILKDEKVDSRVRGSAASALGNLGEAATKYIPDILNFLKDEKVDSYIRRSAASALGNLGEAATKYIPDILNFLKDEKVDSDVRGSATSALENIKQLKLEEVVVVLNYAYEPNQASLKQNGDFEYWRFLTYFLSGGNNEVKMLLKWVGRPERKAVPPKLTHEEGKKTLEVFLKAWELTQGFTELREDLAKQISEVATNKNVTWKLDNLLLLQNHYNNLKQVNSTHANAVQSVIDNLEVWRWFVRARNTILIHAALWLALIFAYPKFPQIQAIFFWNPWVRRIFGIGYVGFLLAWVPFLRRKLFEPFQPSLLADAGLDNFNDQSYFPESRVKIPASEEILPVTAALPSIKGQIVLEGDSGLGKSMFLRHLVKNSQQILVYLPAQKCNKGVIEAIQDKLHGQAQDAVFLKNLIYSGAIDICIDGLNEVTAETRAKICQFVESYFRGNIIMTTQPLEWTPPSTAKIYKLQPLEQQQIQEFLISRQPRLPKDAQVQGADYAKACTNYLTEVFQQQQAKEELDAVRRILSNPMDLTVVALMLSQGKHPNLFRLQEQQYNLMAAEYLKEWNQEFPLKKFSAAVYEMRLEDKQALPADEFHQVAMSLEDEKYKMVVSRQWQDEKGEAKKEWYFRHDKIMDFFLVQNFLGETDAAEELLVDRMGDPRFRGVYFLLATLLPLDAAKELREKLIQYAADTKDNTVSNTFVQLLRTR
- a CDS encoding MBL fold metallo-hydrolase; the protein is MRDNLSASSRVDAGEAGSELECLPYSVQHDDEGVCLLVKMGPHRILLDCGLEDISSLGRGLSKSVRENSSPLPADLVLISHAHPDHARGLLALHKAFPNLPIYGSEVTSKLLPLNWQDQDPQKISEFCHALPLRSPVEFQEGLVAELFPAGHLPGAVAILLTYTTQQRSYKLLYTGDFFLSNSRLVEGLRLEELRGLNLDVLIIEGTYGTSRHPHRRNQENQLAERINRAIADHCSVILPTPALGLGQELLMLLRSHHHFTGRDLDIWVDGAVATGCDAYLELLPHLPPSVQNFARHQPLFWDERVRPRVRRLKAEERATVGKSPCIVLTDSTADLGEHCQPDTGPWLILVPEKIDIKLNKKYLAPTTVESYLLAQHSDGPGTTQLIHNLRPQHVIFVHGSPAYLADLTSLEELQNRYHVHSPAAETLVELPIGDTFLQPAAPETNYEGELTELGTVVTITLPDAITADPRWQQFADTGLIEARWQGEELVLRGLSQRELLNQNSDRYTWTDVDCCGTCRHQRGQRCWNPASPLYNFKVTLEGYCPAFERLSSSES